A region from the Gemmatimonadota bacterium genome encodes:
- a CDS encoding helix-turn-helix transcriptional regulator: MSFSKIMSFLAVLTRDFEVSRAVSNAVWTDHALVRATSWVRLMWLAAERPVTGVVLDAELVPGDVGLEAAVEEFTVRFPSLWLVLVARSGTDPWGLFRLGRVGLQNLVLTHLDELHSGVARAIRIGFGLSTEALVTRAVSPHLPASETLAVRLALRGAQLGWTTGELAARAGVTRAHLSVRLKARGLPSAGHLLVWAKLLHAGRWLGDPGRTGESVSRQLEYSSGAAFRRALRNYTGSTPMGIREAGGLKPVLDAFLGTCGFGRDQPSTLFVA, encoded by the coding sequence ATGTCTTTTTCGAAGATCATGTCCTTTCTTGCGGTTCTCACCAGGGATTTCGAGGTCAGCCGCGCTGTGTCCAACGCGGTCTGGACGGATCACGCGCTCGTCCGTGCGACTTCGTGGGTCCGGTTGATGTGGCTTGCTGCGGAGAGACCGGTGACGGGGGTGGTGCTCGACGCCGAGCTGGTTCCCGGGGACGTAGGCCTAGAGGCTGCCGTCGAGGAGTTCACTGTTCGCTTTCCCAGTCTTTGGCTCGTGCTCGTGGCGCGCTCCGGCACCGATCCGTGGGGTCTTTTTCGGCTGGGACGCGTGGGACTTCAAAACCTCGTTCTGACACACCTCGACGAGTTGCATTCGGGGGTCGCAAGGGCGATACGCATCGGCTTCGGCCTGAGCACCGAGGCTCTGGTAACCCGCGCTGTGAGCCCCCATCTGCCGGCCAGCGAGACCTTGGCAGTGCGCCTCGCGCTGCGGGGTGCTCAGCTCGGCTGGACGACCGGCGAGTTGGCGGCGCGTGCCGGGGTCACACGGGCTCACTTGTCCGTTCGGTTGAAGGCGAGAGGACTTCCCTCCGCGGGTCACCTGCTCGTGTGGGCCAAGCTCCTGCACGCGGGCCGTTGGCTCGGAGACCCCGGTCGGACCGGCGAGAGCGTGTCCCGGCAACTGGAGTATTCCAGCGGAGCGGCGTTTCGACGCGCTCTGCGGAACTACACGGGGTCGACGCCGATGGGGATCCGGGAGGCTGGAGGTCTCAAGCCGGT